ATCGGCAACCACACCGTCGTGGCGAGCCGCACGATGCGTCGCGGCGCATCGGTGGACATCTCTTTCGTCACTTCGTAACGCAGTCCCTTGAGTTCGACGCCGTGCTTGCGCGCGATGATCGCCATCGTCGTGGCGATACAAGTGGCCAGTGACGTCGCCACCAAGTCCGTCGGGGAAAACGCTTCGCCGCGGCCCTGATTATCCTTCGGCGCATCGGTGACCAACATAGTTCCGGACGGTCCGTGCGTGGCGACGCAATGCAAGTCGCCCTGGTATTCGCCGGTGATTTTAACCATGCCGAAAAACCTCAAGTGTTTTGCGAAGCTGGCAACAGCCAACTTACGAAAATGGCGCGCCTGGCGGGATTCGAACCCACGACCACCAGCTTAGAAGGCAGGTGCTCTATCCAGCTGAGCTACAGGCGCCCTTGAGAAGCCACCGAGCGTTATCGGTCCACCTCCCACGCGACAAGGGCAAAGGCGGGCGTTGACCGCGCGCGCCTCTCAACGATACCAACACGCTTCCTCATGAGCGTTTCCCTGCCTCCTTGTCCGCACCTGCCCAAGCCCCGTGAAAAAATGGACTGGCGGGACTTCAACTCACACGGCGATTCGCGCGACATTGATTTCTATCTCACGGCCCTCGAATACGGCCACTACCTCTGGCAACAGGGTTACGCCGCCCGCGCGATCCTGTGCCTCGACCGCGCGATGGGCGCCGATGTGCGCGCCACCGACATCGCCGTTCAAACCTGGCCGATGCCCTACGCCGCCATGGCCTGGTTCCTCACCCACACGCCGGCCGACGTGTTCATCGGCAACCCGCGCGTTCATTTCCAACACTACGCCGATCGCCTCAAGGCCCCGCGTCGCGATGAACGTCGCTGGCGCGCCTGGGCCTGCTGGGCGCTCGCCCGTCGTTTGCTGCCCCACCTGCCCGCCGATCCCCGCCACGCCGTGACCGAGCCCACCGAAAACGAAATCGCCACCGGCCTCGATCATCACGGACTGCCCGGCGAAACCACTGTTTGGCGCAGCGTCCTGCAAGGCTGCGAACCGTTTTCCGGGGCGATTTAAATAAGAAAAGAAAACGTCCGAAAGGACGCTTGACAGTCGTTAATCGGATTCTACGTTCAGCCCCCTTTCCCCTTTCCGGGGTGATAGCTCAGCTGGTTAGAGCGTCTGCCTGTCACGCAGAAGGTCGCGGGTTCGAGTCCCGTTCATCCCGCCATTTTGGCGAAGCCCGTTTCTCACGAAACGGGCTTTTTCGTTTCCACCAGCCAGGCCGCCTTCGCGCGGGTGCTTCAAACCGTTTGGCCTGAGCACGAGTTACCATTAAATCACTTATTGCGGAGGTATCCATCGCGTGCGGCAGAACCGGCGGCGATAATCGAGGTCCAGATGTCCGTCGCCATGGAGCAGTTCCTGCTAACATCATCCGGCTTCAGACGAATCGCTTCATTCCTATTTTGATCTCTCCTCCCTTCGACCTCACCTTACGCGTCGGCTGCAGCCTCTCTTATGAGGTCACCGGCACAGCTTCGCTCCTCCTGAATTTGCAACCTCTCCCCGATCGCAATCATGCGGTCGTCTTCGAAGCACTCACGCTGGGCGACAACCTTCCCTCCGAGCAATTCACCGACAGTCACGGCAACCGCGTTCATCGCGTGAAGCTGGCGCCCGGCACCAATTTTTTCCGTCACGACGCCATCGTCGCCGTCTCTTCGCACCCCGACAACCAAGACCTGCCCGACTCCGAGCCACTCGCGCCCGATGCCATTCCCGCCGATCTGCTCCGCTACGTTTTGCCGAGCCGCTATTGCGATTCCGACAAGCTGACTGATTTCGCGTGGCAGAAATTCGGCCAGGTTGAACACGGCTTGCCGCGCGTCACGGCCATCAGCCAGTGGATTCACGACAACATCGAGTATCGCTACATGTCGGGCCGCTCCGATCTCTCCGCGTGGGATATCCTGCAACGCGGTTACGGCGTGTGTCGCGACTTCGCCCATCTGGCCATCGCGCTCAATCGCACGTTCAACATTCCCGCCCGCTATGTCACCGGACACATGCCCGATGTCGGCGTCCCTGATCCGGAGAACCACATGGATTTCCATGCCTACGCCGAAGTCTATCTCGGCGGACACTGGTTCACGACGGACGCACGCTTTCACAAGCCTCGCATCGGTCGCATCAAAATCTCCTGCGGACAGGATGCCGTGGACGGCGCATTTTCCACCATCTACGGCGGTGCGATGCTCACTTACTTCCAAGTCTGGGCCTATCAAGTGGCCCGCGGCACGGTCGGCGTCGGCGACCCGCTCGATTTCTCGAAGCGGCTCGATAACCGCACGACGGTGCAGACCGAGCCGCCCTACACCGTCAATCCGACCTGAGTCGGAAGACCCACGTAGTTAGAGACGCGCCAACTCTTCGGCCGTCGCCAGCTGATAAGTGATCTTGCCTTCGGCAACTTCACGCAGCGCGGTGTCTTCCGGAGACAGTTTTTCCAATGACTCGACCAACGGACGGCTGCCACGGCGCAGTTGTTTCACGCGAAGCGAGATGACGTTGATCAGAATATTGGGGTCGGAAATGACCAACAGTGCGTTTTTCAGATAATCGTCTCTCATATAATCGGTAGGATTCAGGTATAATACAGCCGTGTTTTCGGCAGATTCGGCCATTTTAGAAATTAATCGTTATGAACACGATATATATCTGAAATCCGGGCGACGCTCGGCATGAATGGATTGCGCGACCATGCGTTTAGCCGGTTTAATAACTGGCATCGCCAATGCTTAATAGAGGCATGAAGCTCTGCGGACATTGGCTGTCCTTGCTCTGGGTCGCGGTCACCTTGATGTGCCCGCAGATTCAAGCTTCAACGTCGTCGCCCCGTGAGGAAACGACCCGCTGCCTGAATCAGCTTCAAGAGCGTCCGTTGCCCTTGATCAGCGACTTCACGCTTTCGGACCTTAAGAAAACCGAGGATAAAAAAAGCGAAGCAGACCGGCAACCGACCGGACTCATGCTCCCCGAACAGCCGGACCGGTTCCCCGATCCCGCCTTCAGAATTTGCGGACGTATCAATGAACGTGAGTTCCACGCCCGATGCTTGGATGAAATCGGACTGCCGTTGATCTGCGGTCCGCCGGCCCTGGCCTGAGATAGCCCCCGCCGTTTACGCGGACGGAGCCTGTGCGCTCCGCTCCCTGCTCCTGTCAGCAACCGTCCTGAAATCGCATCAGGCAACCGCAGCATTCCACACCATGTCTTTTCTTTCTTCTCATCGTCTTCACTGGGGCGTTCACCACGAGCTCTCCGATAACTTCTGGGTTCACCTCCAGGAAATGGTCCAAGGTCCGGCGAACTCAGCCCACCTTTCAGCAGGCAACCCTGACACAGGTTCACCGAGCGAGGGCATCACCCACACCGGCGGGCTATCCGAGCCCGTCGCGCCCAGTCCCGAAGCACTCGGGCCCTGAGCGATCCCGGTCGCCGGTTATTCGGCGGCCGGAGCCAGTCGCTGCACTTTCACACGGCGCACGCGCTCGGCGTGAACATCGACCACGGTCACGAGATAATCTCCGACCGTGATTGTCTCGCCGCGCTTGGGCAGACCGCCAAATTGACGCTGCGTCCAGAGCGCGACCGTCTCCTTCGGTTGCCATTCAAACGTCCAGCCGGTTTCCGCCTGCAATTCGCGCATGGTGAGCGCGCCGCTCACGACGATGAACTGCTCGTTGAGCTCAAAAATCGGCCCGTGCTCGATATCGAATTCGTCGCGGATATCGCCGACGATTTCCTCGAGCACGTCCTCAAAGCTCACGATGCCCGCGGTGTTGCCCGCATCGTCGAGCACGAGCGCGAGGTGATTACGCGAGGAACGGAACAGCTCGAGCATCGTGTGAATCGGCGTCTTCAGCGTGAACGTGATCACCGGGCGCACCAACGGCTCAAACGAGGCCTGCGGCCCAAGCGCGTGGATCTGCCACAACCACTCGCGCACGAGCAGCACGCCTTCCGCCTGGTCAAACGAATCGCCCCGGCACACCGGAAACCGGCTGTGGCCGCTCATCTGGGCGATGCGCAGATTTTCTTCCATCGGCTTATCAATCCACAACGCCACGATCTGTTCACGCGGACGCATGATCTGGTGCGCGCGGATTTCACGCAGACGCAGCGAACGGATCATGAGTTTGTTGATCAACGAATCGCCCGGATGCGAATGACGCGCATGGCTCAACACGTATTCCAGTTCCTCCGAACTGAACGCGCCCTCGCCCTCGCCCGCCGGATCAAGCCCCGCCCATTTTAGGAAAAGATTGGCGGTGCCATTCAGCGTCCAGATGAACGGAAACAGAATGTAATAAAAAACGATGAGCGGTGCCGCCGTGGCCAGTGAAACCGCCTTAGGCCGCTGAATCGCCAGTGACTTCGGTGCCAGCTCGCCAAAAATAATGTGGAGAAACGTGATCACCAAAAACGCCACGATGAAGGAAACCGACGACACCGTGCTGGCCTCGGTGATACCAAACTTCCCCATCAACGGAGCGATACGATGCGCGATAAACGGCTCGCCGACCCAGCCGAGACCGAGACTCGCCAGCGTGATGCCGAGCTGCGTGGCCGAGAGCGCGGCATCGAGCTTGTTGGTCGCGGCGAGCGCGAATTTCACCCGCCAGCCTCCGGTTTTCACCATCGGCTGAAGCTGGCTCGCGCGAACTTTCACGAGCGCGAATTCCGCCGCCACGAAAAAACCATTGGCGGCCACCAGGGCGAGGACGATGAAAACCTCCAACGCGATACCGAAAAAAGAGTGCATTAGTTAAAGAAAGATTGGCGGCTAAACCCGCGAGCCGTCGAGCGCCAACATGCAAGCCGCGCGCCACGTCGCGTCAGCTGAATGAGTTGAATGAACTTTCGCTTGGCGGCGCGGGCATTCGCAGGCCAACATCCGCGCTTCATGTCACTCCCCACGCGCCCATCCAAGATCCACGGCCTGCGCGGCTGGCGTCGGGCTGCGCTCTGGCCGCTGGGTCTGCTCATGCAGTTGTGGGGACGATCGCTGCACTTGGAAATGTCGCCGGAGTCACTTCGCGCCGTATCCAAAATCGACCAGCCCGTCGCTTTCACGCTTTGGCACAACCGGCTCTTTATCACCGCCGAGATTTTCCGCCGCTATCGCCAGGGCCGGCCGGTTTACGGCTTGGTCAGTCCGAGTAAAGACGGCGCGTGGCTGGAAGCGTTCTTCTCCTTGATAGGCATCCGTGCCGTGCGCGGATCCAGTCATAAACTGGGACGTGAAGCCGTCACCGCGCTCGTTGACGTGATGAGGGCGGGCAACGACATCGGCATCACACCCGACGGACCGCGCGGTCCCATCTACGAATTCAAAGCTGGCGGACTGATCGTCGCGCGCCGCGTGCAGGCACCGCTGCTGCTGTTGGGCTGTGCCTACGAAACTTCTTGGCAACTGCCGAGCTGGGACCGCTTTCACCTGCCGCGTCCTTTTTCACGCATTCGCGTTTACTGCGCTGAAGTGCCCAGCGCTACCTTGGGTGATCGCGAAGCAAGCGCCCTGACATTGCAGGCGCGCTTGCTGGCGATGAGCCCCGATCCCGTCGGCGGACGGGCAGTCGTTTAGAACGAAGGAACCACCGAGGCCTTCACGCCGGACTCGGCGATAAAATCAGCACCCTCGGACCAGCTGAGGTCGTTGATGAGAAGTTTGTAGACCACGGGCTTGCTGGAAGCCGGAAGCGAGATGCTCCACTTGTCGTCGGAGACGCAGTCGAGCGCGATGCCCGCATCCCAGCTCAGGCCGGCACCTTCGCCGCGCACGTAAAGCGTGTTGCCGAAACCGATGTCGATGAGAGCAGTGATCACCGTGGCGGACTGCTTGGCGGCGGAGGCTTTCACAGCAGGTGCTTTGGCCGAAGGAGCCTTCTTCACCGCAGGAGCTTTGGCGGGAGCGACGGAACGCTTCACCGGGGCAGCCACCGGCTTTTTGGCGGCTTTGGCGGGAGCTTTTTTGGCGGTTGCGGTTGGCTTGGCGGCTTTGACCGTGGATTTCTTCATGACTTCAATTCAGACGTTAATTTTTAATACGAGTCGGCCTGAGTGTTGGCCGTCAGTTTTGAGCTTCAATAGCAAATTGGAGACCAAACCATCGCGGCGCGCATATTTTACCGTTCCGTCAAATTACTCAAAGCGAGCTCCTGAAAATTGATGTTTACTCGCACGAGTCGTCTCCCCAAAACATCCCCTTCCTGCATGGGGCAGTAGCTCAGTTGATAGAGCGCGTCGTTCGCAATGACGAGGTCGTCGGTTTGATCCCGATCTGCTCCACCATGATTTGTCGGCAATAATCCGACCCGGCCGGAGATTCCATCGGCCAACTAAAATCAGTTCAGGTATCATCTCTGCGAATGCAGGATTGTCTGTGGGCCGTTGATTGCGCAGAACGCTTCCAGCTCGATTCCATTTCCTGTCCATGACTCACCAAGAAAAGCCGCTTGCGTCCTCATTTAGAGATCCGGCGGACCATGTCGGCAGAGAATCTCGGGGTCATATCTCAGCGCAGCCGAAAACCGTTCTCTTGGTCGAAGATGGAGAAGACGAAATCCTGATTTTCAAAGTCGCCTGCAAGCGCGCCGCCGCCACGTTCGCCCTGCAATTCGCCCGCGACGGTCGCGAGGCGATTGAATACTTTTCGGGCACCGGCCCGTATGCCGATCGTCAGCAACACCCGATTCCCGCCTTGGTGATTTTGGACATCAACATGCCCTCCGTTTCGGGTTTTGAGGTGCTCGAATGGATCCGTAAGCATCCACAGTTTAAAAACGTGCCCGTCGTCATGCTAACGACCTCGATGTTCGATACCGATGTGTCCCGTGCGTATGCACTCGGCGCGAATTCCTATCTGGTAAAACCCGTCGATACCAAGGTGCTGGTTGAAATGATTCCGATGCTCGAACGCTACTGGATCGGCATGAACCGCGTGCCGGGCAACGTGCTCGACCAGCGTTCGTGAGCCCTTCGCGCCCTCGGCACGCGGCTCGGTTTTTTGTTGGGCGCGAACGGAGTTCAGCTCCACGCTGCGCACCATGTTGTTCTGGTTAAAGAAAGTCGCGGGCTACTGGCTCATGCCGCTGCCGTTGTCAGTCGCATTGATCATCGGCGGCGTGGTGTTGATGCGTTTCACCCGGCGGAAACGACTCGGCCGCGGATTCGCACTGGTTGGCGGACTCTGGCTGCTCGTGTGTAGCAACTCCGGTATCGGCACCTGGTTCGTGCGCGGACTCGAAGCCGAATACCCGTCGCAACCCACGCTCACGGCGGGCGCCCCCCTGCCCGATGATCTCGCGCGTTGCGAATTCGTAGTGGTGCTCGGCGGAGGCAATACCCATGCGCCGGAATGGCCGGCCAACAACCAGCTGAGCGCCTCGGCGTTGTCACGGATCGTCGAGGGTGTTCGATTGGTGCGACAGATGCCGCAGGCCCGCCTGATCGTGAGCGGGCCAAACGATGCAGCCATCGGCGGGCCGTCGCACGCACGCTTGCTGGCGGATGTCGCCGTGTCACTCGGCGTGCCGCGCGAGCGTATTTTGGAAATCTCCAGCGCACGCGACACCGAGCAGGAAGCCGTGGCCATCCGCGCACTCGCCGGCGACGCCCCCGTGGCATTGGTCACCTCGGCGTGGCACCTGCCGCGAGCAATGGCACTGTGTCGCCGCCAGGGAATCGATGCAGTCGCCTGCCCGGCCGACTACGCGGGACGTGATATTCACCCCCGATTCTTTGATTTTTTCACATGGAATGTCGGCGGTTTGGAACGGAGCACCAAGGCGGTTTACGAGGTGATCGGGGCAACTTGGTCCCAGTTGCGGGGAAAGACCTGAATCGGCCCAAAAAGCCGGTGTTTACAAATGTGACAGGACTGCTACCGCATGACTTGCCATGCTCTCGCTCAAAAAACTCTTTGGTAAAGACGAGAAGTTCTACGACCTTCTCGAAGCCAGCGCGGAAGAAGCGCTCACCAGCACCAAGCTGCTGGCCAGCTACCTCCAACGCAGCCAGGCCTTTACCTCGGCCAATGACCTCGACGAGTTCATCCAGAGCCGCCGCAAGGACAAGCGCATCACCCAGCAGATCACCGAGGAACTCTGCAAAACCTTCGTCACGCCCATCGAGCGCGAAGACATCGAATCCCTTTCCCTCGCCCTCTACCGCATCCCGAAGATCGTCGAGAAGCTGGTCGAGCGTCTCTCCATTTATCCCGGTCGCGTGCCCACCGAGGGTTTTCAGCGCCAGGCCGCCCTCCTCTGCCAGGCCGGCGAAGCGGTCGCCTTCATGGTGAAACAGCTGCGCCGCGGCGCAAAGTTGGAAAACGTGCAGGAAGCCAACGAGCGCCTGCAATTCGCCGAGGGCGAGGCCGACAAGGTCATGCTCGGCCTGATCAAAGATCTCTACAACGGTCCGTATGACGCCAAGGAGACGATGATTCTCCAGGATCTTTTCGAAATGATGGAGAAAGCCGTGGATCGCTGTCGCGACGCCGGAGCCGTCGTTTTCCAGATCGTGCTGAAATACTCGTAAGCGTCCGCCCGTCCGTCCCATGACGCTTTTCCTGATCGTTCTGTTCGCGGCCTTGGTGTTTGAATACATCAACGGTTTCCACGACGCGGCCAACGCCATCGCCACGGTCGTCTCGACCAAGGTGCTCACACCCCGCCAGGCCATCATGATGGCGGCGTTTTTCAATCTGCTCGGCGCGCTCATGGGCACCGCCGTCGCCAAGACCATCGGCGGCGGCCTCGTGGATGCCAACGTCGCTACCATGCCGACCATCCTGGCGGCGTTGATCAGTGCGATCATCTGGGGCCTCTTCACGTGGTGGCTCGGTCTGCCCTCCAGCTCCAGCCACGCGCTGGTCGGCGGCTTGTGCGGCGCGGCACTCGCCACCGCCAAGGGCAACTGGGGCGTGCTTCACTGGAGCGAGATGGTCGATGGCAAACACATCGGCATCTGGCCCAAGATCGTCATGCCGATGCTGCTCTCTCCGCTCATCGGTTTCGTCGGCGGCGGGTTGCTCATGCTGTTTCTCTACGCCGTGCTCAAGCGCGCGACGCCGCACTTCATCAACAAATGGTTTGGCAAGCTGCAGATCGTCAGCGCGAGCTGGATGGGCTTTTCCCACGGCACCAACGACGCGCAAAAAACCATGGGCATCATCGCCCTCGCGTTGTTCACCGGCACGCAGGCAGGCGCGTTCGACGATGTGCCGTCCTGGCTTCATTTTTTGCGCACGCCGGAGTTTGAAGTTCATCGCTGGGTCATGCTCACCTGCGCCATTGTGATGGCCGCGGGCACCGCCGGCGGCGGCTGGCGCATCATCAAGACGATGGGCCACAAGATGGTGAAACTTCAGCCCATCCACGGCTTCGCCGCCGAGACCACCGCAGCAGCCATCATCGGCGTGGCGTCGCACATCGGCATCCCGCTTTCGACCACGCACGTCATCTCGACATCCATCATGGGCGTCGGCGCCACCAAGCGCCTCAGCGCCGTCAAATGGGGTGTCGTTTCCCGAATCGTGTGGGCGTGGGTGCTCACCCTGCCGATCACCGGTCTGCTCGGTTATCTGGTCTGCCGCTGCTTGCACTCGGCTGGATACTAAAAAAGCGCGGCTTTCAAAGCCGCGCTTTTTTGTGCCCGTATTGGCGAATGCTCAGCCCTTCTTGAGCTCTTCGCGGTGGCGGATGTCCTGGGCCTTCGCGAGGAACACCATTTCCTCGGCGATATTGCAGGCGTGGTCGGCGATGCGCTCGATCGACTTCGAGATGAACATGAGTTCCAGCGCACGCGTGGTCGTAGCGGGATTCTCGATCATGAAGCTGCTCAGCTCACGGTAGAGCTGCTTGTTGATCGCATCGACCTCGGAGTCGCGACGAACGATGGCGAGCGCCTTGTCGGTGTCGCCGTGAAGGAAACAATCCATCGCGTCGCGCAGCATCTCGACCGCGATGTTGGCCATGCGAGGGATGTCGACGTAAGCCTTGAGCGGAGGCGAACCGGCGAGGCGCACGGCCCGCTTGGCGATCGTGGTGCATTCGTCGCCCACGCGCTCGAGATCGTGCGAAGCCTTCATGCCGACGATCACGAGACGCAGTTCGGTCGCGACGGGAGCGCGCAGGTTCATGTAGCGAATGGCCTCGTCGTCGATGCTCATCTCCAGGTTGTCGAGCTCGTCGTCGGCCGCGATCACGCGATCAGCCAGCGCCACGTCGGCATCGACGAGCGCCTTGAGCGAATCGCGCACCTGGCGGATGGCGGTCTCGCCCATGATCATCAGATGGGAGCGGAAGGTTTCGAGTTCGGCGTCAAAAAAACGTTTCATAGAATAAATTGAAAATTAAACACAGGGGTCACGGAGAACACAGAGACGGAAGTTTAAAACTCCGCGATCTCTGAGTCCTCTGTGTTAAGAAAACTCAGCCAAAGCGACCCGAGACGTAGGCTTCGGTCTGGGGGTTGCCGGGGTTCATGAAGATCGTGCGGGTGTCGGCATATTCAATCAACTTGCCCATGTAGAAGAACGCGGTCTTGTCGGAGCAACGGGCGGCCTGCTGCATCGAGTGCGTCACGATGATAATGGTGAACTCTTTCTTCAGATCGTGGATGAGTTCCTCGACCTTGGCGGTCGCGATGGGATCCAGTGCGGAGCAAGGCTCGTCCATGAGGATGACCTCGGGGGAAACGGCGATCGTGCGGGCGATGCAGAGGCGCTGCTGTTGTCCGCCCGAGAGGCCGAGGCCGCTCTCGTGCAGGCGGTCCTTAACCTCGTCCCACAGCGCGGCGCCGCGCAGGGATTTCTCAACCACTTCGTCGAGCTTTGCCTTGTTGGTTTCACCCTGGATGCGCAGGCCGTAAATGACGTTTTCGTAGATGGATTTCGGGAAGGGATTGGACTTCTGGAAAACCATGCCGACGCGTTTGCGCAGCTCGATGGAATCGACGTCGCGACCGTTGATGTCGACGCCGCGGATCTTGACGCCACCGCGCTTCACGCTGGTGCCGTCGATGAGATCGTTCATGCGGTTGAGGCAGCGCAGCAACGTGGATTTACCGCAACCGGACGGTCCGATGAACGCGGTGACGCGCTTGTCGTCGAGCTTCAGGTTGATGTCGAAAAGCGCCTGTTTGGCACCGTAGTAGAAATCGAAATTATCGATCTCAATGAGGGTGTCGGCCTTTTCTTTATCAGTGGCGCGGGTGGGCACCTGAAAAGAACGGGAGGCGGGAGTGGCGGAGGGAGTTTCCATGGGCGCGGCGGTGAGAAGTGTGGAGGCGGTTACCATTGGTAGCGGCTGCGGAGCTTGTTGCGGAAAATGATGGAGGCGGTGGCGATGAGGGCGACGATGCCCAGAAAGACGAAGGCGGTGCCGTATTGGACGCGTGCGGTGTATTCATTCTGCGGGATCTTCGAGGAGACCACGTAGATGTGATACGGCAGCGCCATCACGCCTTGGAAAAAGAAGTCGCTGACCTTCTCGACGTCCCACGGCAGCTTGTCGCGGACGACGTAGGCGGCGGTGAACATGATCGGTGCGGTTTCGCCGGCGACACGGGCGATACCCAAAATGGAGGAAGTCAAAATGCCCGGGAGGGCGTAAGGCAGCACGTTCTTGCGGATCGTCTGCCACTTGGTGGCGCCGAGCGCGAGCGAGCCCTCACGGAAGCCCTTGGGCACGGCCTTGAGCGATTCCTCGGAGGCCGTGATGACCACGGGCAACACCATGAAAGCGAGCGTGAACCAGCCGGCGAGAAGCGAGACGTTCCAGTCGAAGAAAATGACAAACATGCCGAAGCCGAAGAGGCCGAAAACGATCGAAGGCACGCCGGCGAGATTGAGAATCGCGAGACGGATGAAGCGCACGACCGTCCCGTCCTTCGCATATTCATTCAGGTAGATCGCACTGCACACACCGAGGAAAAGCGCGATCGTCATCGAGCCCACCACGAGCAACACGGTGCCCACGATGCACGGCCAGATCCCGCCCGCGGAGTAAACGTAGCTGGAGGATTTGAAGACCGGTGCGGGCTGTCCGGCAGAGGCGGCCTTGGCGGTTTCCGACTCACGGAAGGCGCGATACTCCTTGTCACCCATCTCCATCTTCTGGCCGTTGTGCTCGAAAACGTAGAGCGACTCAGGGGCTTCGAAGAGAAATGTGTTGGTGACGTAGGGAAACGACGAGGTGGTCTTGAATGCGTTGGTGACGGTCGGCAGGCCTTTGAAGATGATGTCGGCGAAAACGATGACGCCGCACAGCAGCACGAAATATGTCGCGAAGCGGAAAACGCCGAGAATGACCTTCTCGAAGGAACGGCTGCGGCTGGGCTTGGTGGCGAAAGGATTAATAGGAGTGCTCATGGTAACAGGCTCAGCCGATGGACACGCGGTATTTGCGCACGATCTTTTGCGCGAGGAAGTTGATCAGCAGGGCGATGAAGAAAAGGACGAGGCCGACCATAAAGAGAGCGCGGTAGTGGATCTCACCACGGACCACCTCACCCATCTCCTGGGCAATGATGCCGGTCATGGTGTGCACCGGCTGGACGAAGGCGGTCAGGCCCTTGGTGAAGTCGGGAATCGCGATACGATTACCGGCGCACAGAAGCACGACCATCGTCTCGCCGATCACGCGACCGAGACCCAGAAGGATCGCCGAAACGATACCGGAGAGCGAAGCCGGAACGATGATGCGGAGAATCGTCTGCATGCGTGAGGCACCGAGGGCGAAGGACGCTTCTTTAAACGAACGCGGCACATTGTTCAGCGCATCTTCGGCGAGGGTGAAGATCGTCGGCACGGCGATGAGCGCGAGCAGACAGCCGGCGGTCAACGCATTGAGACGCTCGGAGAACGGAAAGCCTGGGACCCAGCTCAGTGCCTCGATCTGAGACAAGGCGCGGAGGACCTGGCCCAGCACGGCGATGCCGAAGAAACCGAGCACCACCGAAGGAATCGCCGAGATGAACTCGATAGCGGGCTTGATGAGTTTTTGCTCACGGACACTGGCAAACTGGTTAATGTAGATCGCGGCGCCAACCCCGAGCGGCACGGCGAGGAAAAGCGCGATCACCGAGACCATCAGCGAGCCGATGAAGAGAGGAACGACTCCATACCAATCCTGCCAGAAGCTGGCGGTGAGCCATTCCTTGCCGAAGAGAAACCCGGTGACGGTGTCGAGGAGCGGAACAGGCTTCTGGTAGTCCCACGACTCCAGCTTGCGGCGTGTCTCGGGGAAGGTAGCGAGGTAGTCGGCGTTGAGCTCTTTGAAACGGGTCATGCGCGTTTCGAGTTCGGGCACGGACAACACGGGAGCGGTGGCGAGCACGTCTTTGATGGCGGTGGCCACACCATTGGCGGCCTCAACGTAGGCCGGGGTGACGCCAACCAAGGGAGCCAGCTCCGTCTTAAAATCGACGGTGATGATGTTCACCGCATCGGCCTCGGC
This portion of the Rariglobus hedericola genome encodes:
- a CDS encoding inorganic phosphate transporter, which translates into the protein MTLFLIVLFAALVFEYINGFHDAANAIATVVSTKVLTPRQAIMMAAFFNLLGALMGTAVAKTIGGGLVDANVATMPTILAALISAIIWGLFTWWLGLPSSSSHALVGGLCGAALATAKGNWGVLHWSEMVDGKHIGIWPKIVMPMLLSPLIGFVGGGLLMLFLYAVLKRATPHFINKWFGKLQIVSASWMGFSHGTNDAQKTMGIIALALFTGTQAGAFDDVPSWLHFLRTPEFEVHRWVMLTCAIVMAAGTAGGGWRIIKTMGHKMVKLQPIHGFAAETTAAAIIGVASHIGIPLSTTHVISTSIMGVGATKRLSAVKWGVVSRIVWAWVLTLPITGLLGYLVCRCLHSAGY
- the phoU gene encoding phosphate signaling complex protein PhoU, whose amino-acid sequence is MKRFFDAELETFRSHLMIMGETAIRQVRDSLKALVDADVALADRVIAADDELDNLEMSIDDEAIRYMNLRAPVATELRLVIVGMKASHDLERVGDECTTIAKRAVRLAGSPPLKAYVDIPRMANIAVEMLRDAMDCFLHGDTDKALAIVRRDSEVDAINKQLYRELSSFMIENPATTTRALELMFISKSIERIADHACNIAEEMVFLAKAQDIRHREELKKG
- the pstB gene encoding phosphate ABC transporter ATP-binding protein PstB — its product is METPSATPASRSFQVPTRATDKEKADTLIEIDNFDFYYGAKQALFDINLKLDDKRVTAFIGPSGCGKSTLLRCLNRMNDLIDGTSVKRGGVKIRGVDINGRDVDSIELRKRVGMVFQKSNPFPKSIYENVIYGLRIQGETNKAKLDEVVEKSLRGAALWDEVKDRLHESGLGLSGGQQQRLCIARTIAVSPEVILMDEPCSALDPIATAKVEELIHDLKKEFTIIIVTHSMQQAARCSDKTAFFYMGKLIEYADTRTIFMNPGNPQTEAYVSGRFG
- the pstA gene encoding phosphate ABC transporter permease PstA — protein: MSTPINPFATKPSRSRSFEKVILGVFRFATYFVLLCGVIVFADIIFKGLPTVTNAFKTTSSFPYVTNTFLFEAPESLYVFEHNGQKMEMGDKEYRAFRESETAKAASAGQPAPVFKSSSYVYSAGGIWPCIVGTVLLVVGSMTIALFLGVCSAIYLNEYAKDGTVVRFIRLAILNLAGVPSIVFGLFGFGMFVIFFDWNVSLLAGWFTLAFMVLPVVITASEESLKAVPKGFREGSLALGATKWQTIRKNVLPYALPGILTSSILGIARVAGETAPIMFTAAYVVRDKLPWDVEKVSDFFFQGVMALPYHIYVVSSKIPQNEYTARVQYGTAFVFLGIVALIATASIIFRNKLRSRYQW
- the pstC gene encoding phosphate ABC transporter permease subunit PstC; protein product: MLTAPVTPPPQKQPLPPKPFLIQKERTRFFGLTLDETIRAFFGGNAFMAVVVLALITVFLFREGSAFFGQNRESITLYRTAGLEYVDYMRADQEGHTALTRYLFDIRMRAVKQMTENEGLSLADANAKLAAFDDFSGRYSDTIEPVRGLVSELTDVAVAIKEKYKINEDAKKERAQFLAAGMTAEADAVNIITVDFKTELAPLVGVTPAYVEAANGVATAIKDVLATAPVLSVPELETRMTRFKELNADYLATFPETRRKLESWDYQKPVPLLDTVTGFLFGKEWLTASFWQDWYGVVPLFIGSLMVSVIALFLAVPLGVGAAIYINQFASVREQKLIKPAIEFISAIPSVVLGFFGIAVLGQVLRALSQIEALSWVPGFPFSERLNALTAGCLLALIAVPTIFTLAEDALNNVPRSFKEASFALGASRMQTILRIIVPASLSGIVSAILLGLGRVIGETMVVLLCAGNRIAIPDFTKGLTAFVQPVHTMTGIIAQEMGEVVRGEIHYRALFMVGLVLFFIALLINFLAQKIVRKYRVSIG